One genomic window of Monodelphis domestica isolate mMonDom1 chromosome 1, mMonDom1.pri, whole genome shotgun sequence includes the following:
- the KIF23 gene encoding kinesin-like protein KIF23 isoform X1 encodes MKSAKSKTPRKPLFKKGSQASLKDPVGVYCRVRPLSFQDQESCIEVINDTTVQLHTPEGYRINRNGDYKETQYSFKQVFGTLTTQKELFDVVANPLVDDLVHGKNGLLFTYGVTGSGKTHTMTGSPGDGGLLPRCLNMIFNSIGAFQAKRFVFKSNDRNSMDIQCEVDALLERQKREALPIPKTPSNKRQIDPEFADMINVQEFCKAEEIDEDSVYGVFVSYIEIYNNYIYDLLEEVPFDPIKPKWNSCNTPVRNTDFIPPQSKMLREDKNHNMYVAGCTEVEVKSTEEAFEVFWRGQKKRRIANTQLNRESSRSHSVFIIKLAQAPLDADGDNVLQEKEQITLSQLSLVDLAGSERTNRTKAEGNRLREAGNINQSLMTLRTCMEVLRENQMYGTNKMVPYRDSKLTHLFKNYFDGEGKVRMIVCVNPKAEDYEESLQVMRFAEMTQEVEVARPVDKVICGLTPGRRYRNQAFREELTRRLELRGGPVGDEQSVTELLLQSFPPLPSCEILDVNDEQTLPRLIEVLEKRHHVRQMMTEEFNKQVVAFRAMLQEFDNAVLNKDNYIHGKLSEKEKVISGQKAEIERLEKKTKTLEYKIEILEKTTTIYEEDKRNLQQELESQNQKLQRQFSDKRRLEARLQGMVTETTMKWEKECERRVAAKQLEMQNKLWVKDEKLKQLKAIVTEPKNDKPERPSRERDREKVSQRSVSPSPIPLSTNYIAQISNGQQLMSQPQLHRRSNSCSSISVASCVSEWEQKIPPYNTPQNVTSLARRRQQEPGQNKNCIVSDRRRGIYWPGGREVVPSYRNEIAIEEEQCCRNAPPIRIRHRRSRSAGDRWVDHKPASNVQTETVMQPHVPHAITVAVANEKALAKCEKYMLTHQELASDGEIETKLIKGDVFKTRGGGQSVQFTDIETLKQESPTGRKRRSSNTAPAQEVVTEPEWTDVETRCSVAVEMRAGSQLGPGYQHHAQPKLMIKECK; translated from the exons ATGAAGTCAGC GAAAAGTAAAACTCCTAGAAAGCCACTTTTCAAGAAAGGATCCCAAGCAAGTCTTAAAGATCCAGTTGGG GTATACTGCAGGGTTCGCCCACTGAGCTTTCAAGATCAGGAGAGCTGCATTGAAGTGATCAATGACACTACAGTTCAGCTTCATACTCCTGAAGGATACAGAATAAACAGAAATGGAGACTATAAAGAg ACGCAGTATTCCTTTAAACAAGTATTTGGCACTCTTACAACACAGAAGGAACTCTTTGATGTTGTTGCTAACCCTTTAGTAGATGACCTTGTTCATGGCAAAAATG GTCTGCTTTTTACCTACGGTGTTACAGGAAGTGGAAAAACCCACACAATGACTGGTTCTCCTGGTGATGGAGGGCTACTTCCTCGTTGTTTGAACATGATTTTTAATAGCATTGGAGCATTTCAAGCTAAGCGTTTT GTTTTTAAATCCAATGATAGAAATAGTATGGATATTCAGTGTGAAGTTGATGCCTTGTTAGAACGGCAGAAAAGAGAGGCCCTGCCCATTCCAAAGACTCCTTCCAACAA ACGGCAGATTGATCCAGAGTTTGCAGATATGATAAATGTGCAAGAATTTTGCAAAGCAGAAGAAATTGATGAAGACAGTGTCTATGGTGTATTTGTCTCTTATATTGAAATTTATAATAACTACATATATGATTTATTAGAGGAAGTACCATTTGATCCTATAAAACCAAA GTGGAACAGTTGCAACACTCCTGTGCGGAACACAGATTTTAT ACCTCCACAATCTAAAATGCTGCGTGAAGACAAGAATCATAACATGTATGTTGCAGGGTGCACAGAAGTAGAAGTAAAATCTACTGAAGAAGCTTTTGAAGTTTTCTGGAGAG GTCAGAAGAAGAGACGCATAGCTAATACTCAGTTGAATCGTGAATCCAGTAGGTCACATAGTGTGTTCATCATTAAACTAGCTCAGGCTCCATTGGATGCAGATGGCGATAATGTATTGCAG gaaaaagaacaaatcacCTTAAGCCAGTTGTCATTAGTTGATCTTGCTggaagtgaaagaaccaataggACAAAAGCAGAAGGCAACAGACTCCGTGAGGCTG GTAATATTAATCAGTCACTAATGACACTAAGAACATGCATGGAAGTCCTTCGAGAAAACCAAATGTATGGGACCAACAAG ATGGTTCCATATCGAGACTCAAAATTAACCCATCTGTTCAAGAACTATTTTGATGGGGAAGGCAAAGTGCGTATGATCGTGTGTGTGAACCCAAAGGCTGAAGATTATGAGGAAAGCTTG CAAGTGATGCGATTTGCAGAAATGACCCAAGAAGTTGAAGTAGCAAGACCAGTAGACAAGGTGATATGTGGTTTAACTCCAGGCCGACGGTACAGAAATCAAGCCTTTAGGGAGGAGCTTACACGTCGACTTGAACTTCGAGGGGGTCCAGTTGGTGATG AACAATCAGTTACAGAGCTACTTCTGCAGAGTTTTCCACCTTTACCATCATGTGAAATTCTAGATGTCAATGATGAACAAACACTTCCAAGATTGATTGAAGTATTAGAGAAACGCCATCATGTTCGACAAATGATGACAGAAGAATTTAATAAACAAG TGGTTGCGTTTAGAGCTATGCTGCAAGAATTTGATAATGCGGTTTTAAATAAGGACAATTATATTCATGGAAAActaagtgaaaaggaaaaagtgATCTCAGGACAGAAAGCAGAAATAGAACGActggaaaagaaaactaaaacttTGGAATATAAG ATTGAAATTTTAGAGAAAACTACTACAATCTATGAGGAAGATAAGCGCAATCTACAACAGGAACTTGAAAGCCAGAACCAAAAACTTCAGCGCCAATTTTCTGACAAACGCAGACTGGAAGCAAGGCTGCAAGGCATGGTGACAGAGACTACCATGAAGTGGGAAAAAGAATGT GAACGTCGTGTGGCTGCCAAACAGCTAGAGATGCAGAATAAACTCTGGGTcaaagatgagaaactgaagcaactTAAGGCTATTGTTACCGAACCAAAGAATGATAAACCAGAGAGACCATCACGGGAACGAGATCGAGAAAAAGTTTCTCAAAGATCAGTTTCTCCATCTCCAATACCT CTTTCTACTAATTATATTGCTCAGATTTCCAACGGCCAGCAACTCATGAGCCAACCACAACTCCATAGGCGCTCTAATTCTTGCAGCAGTATTTCTGTAGCTTCCTGTGTTTCGGAATGGGAGCAGAAAATTCCTCCGTACAACACACCTCAAAATGTCACATCTCTCGCAAGGCGTAGGCAACAGGAGccaggacaaaataaaaattgtatcGTATCAGACAGAAGGCGAGGGATATACTGGCCTGGAGGCAGGGAGGTGGTTCCCTCATATAGAAATGAGATAGCAATAGAAGAGGAGCAGTGCTGCAGG AATGCACCACCAATTCGTATCCGACACAGACGATCACGCTCTGCAGGGGACAGATGGGTAGATCATAAGCCTGCCTCTAATGTGCAAACTGAAACAGTCATGCAGCCACATGTCCCCCATGCCATCACAGTAGCTGTTGCAAATGAAAAGGCACTAGCTAAGTGTGAGAAGTACATGCTGACCCACCAGGAACTAGCCTCCGATGGGGAGATTGAAACTAAACTAATTAAG GGTGATGTTTTTAAAACAAGAGGTGGTGGGCAATCTGTCCAATTCACAGATATTGAGACTTTAAAGCAAGAATCCCCAACTGG CCGGAAACGAAGATCTTCCAACACTGCCCCAGCTCAAGAAGTTGTGACAGAGCCTGAATGGACAGATGTAGAAACTCGG TGTTCTGTAGCTGTGGAAATGAGAGCAGGATCTCAACTTGGACCTGGATATCAGCATCATGCACAACCCAA